The Oxalobacteraceae bacterium OTU3CINTB1 genome includes a window with the following:
- a CDS encoding bifunctional (p)ppGpp synthetase/guanosine-3',5'-bis(diphosphate) 3'-pyrophosphohydrolase produces the protein MNLIPADPTLSGKPRSKQPGKQPAKAPAAATSGANAGDSTASTIASSAPAPVQPVISSSPLATPTLTAGVASVTHLTEKLAEYMTAADLKKVKEAYRFSDEMHLGQVRKSGEPYISHPIAVAEICADWKLDAQAIMAALLHDVMEDQDVKKDELIERFGAPVANLVDGLSKLEKIEFQSQIEAQAENFRKMLLAMASDVRVILIKLADRLHNMRTMEVMAPAKKARISSETMEVYVPIAHRLGLNNIYRELQDLSFSHLYPLRYRTLAKAVKAARGNRREVVSKILDSVKTTLQIADIEAEVYGREKTLYGIYKKMRSKHLSFSQVLDVYGFRVVVDSFPNCYVALGTLHSLYKPMPGKFKDYIAIRKLNGYQSLHTTLIGPYGTPVEFQIRTQEMHRTAESGVAAHWLYKNGESNLTDLQQRTHAWLQSLLDIQQQTGDSAEFLEHVKVDLFPDSVYVFTPKSKIIALPRGATPIDFAYSIHTGIGDHTIAVNINNEPASLRTELRNGDIVEIVTDSSSRPSPTWLSFVRTGKARSAIRHHLRTINLPESITLGQQLLSQALTSLGMGADLEEHLIDRLLNESSAKSLDELYADIGIGKRMAALVARHIFGLRGGESASAPVDHNSAAELDPVTICGSEGVSVQLAPCCLPIPGDSIVGQLRRDQGLLVHTNDCTVAKRQKIKEPDRWIAVKWGTELNRRFDSRIKLLINNEKGILARVAAEIGESDANITYVGMDEDKEHVLHQLRFTIQVKDRVHLAGLLRNVRRVAGVNRILRERS, from the coding sequence ATGAATCTGATCCCCGCCGATCCGACACTAAGCGGCAAGCCCCGGTCCAAGCAACCGGGCAAGCAGCCGGCCAAAGCGCCGGCCGCAGCCACGTCGGGCGCCAACGCGGGCGACAGCACTGCCTCCACCATCGCCTCCTCCGCACCAGCCCCCGTTCAACCAGTGATTTCCTCGTCGCCCCTGGCCACGCCCACCCTGACCGCCGGTGTCGCCTCCGTCACGCACCTGACCGAAAAACTGGCCGAGTACATGACGGCCGCCGACCTGAAAAAGGTCAAGGAAGCGTACCGCTTCTCGGACGAGATGCACCTCGGGCAGGTGCGCAAATCGGGCGAGCCGTACATCTCGCACCCGATCGCCGTGGCCGAGATCTGCGCCGACTGGAAGCTCGACGCGCAAGCCATCATGGCCGCGCTGCTGCACGACGTGATGGAAGACCAGGACGTCAAAAAGGACGAGTTGATCGAGCGCTTCGGCGCGCCGGTCGCCAACCTGGTCGACGGCCTGTCGAAGCTGGAAAAAATCGAGTTCCAAAGCCAGATCGAGGCGCAGGCGGAGAACTTCCGCAAGATGCTGCTGGCGATGGCGTCGGACGTGCGCGTCATCCTCATCAAGCTGGCCGACCGTCTGCACAATATGCGCACGATGGAAGTCATGGCGCCGGCCAAGAAGGCGCGCATCTCCAGCGAGACCATGGAAGTGTACGTGCCGATCGCGCACCGCCTCGGCCTGAACAACATCTACCGCGAGCTGCAGGACTTGTCGTTCTCGCACCTGTATCCGCTGCGCTACCGCACCTTGGCCAAGGCCGTGAAGGCGGCGCGCGGCAACCGCCGCGAAGTGGTGTCGAAGATCCTCGACTCGGTCAAGACCACCCTGCAGATCGCCGACATCGAGGCGGAAGTCTACGGCCGCGAAAAAACCCTGTACGGCATCTACAAGAAGATGCGCAGCAAGCACCTGTCGTTCTCGCAGGTGCTCGACGTCTACGGCTTCCGCGTGGTGGTCGACAGCTTCCCCAACTGCTATGTCGCGCTGGGCACCCTGCACTCGCTGTACAAGCCGATGCCGGGCAAGTTCAAGGACTACATCGCGATCCGCAAATTGAACGGCTATCAGTCCCTGCACACGACCCTGATCGGCCCATACGGCACGCCGGTCGAGTTCCAGATCCGCACCCAGGAAATGCACCGCACCGCCGAATCGGGCGTGGCCGCGCACTGGCTGTACAAAAACGGCGAATCGAACCTGACCGACCTGCAGCAGCGCACCCACGCGTGGCTGCAGTCGCTACTCGACATCCAGCAGCAGACCGGCGACTCGGCCGAATTCCTCGAACACGTCAAGGTCGACCTGTTCCCCGATTCGGTCTATGTGTTCACGCCGAAGTCGAAGATCATCGCCCTGCCGCGCGGCGCCACGCCGATCGACTTCGCGTACTCGATCCACACCGGCATCGGCGACCACACGATCGCGGTCAACATCAACAACGAGCCGGCCTCGCTGCGCACGGAACTGCGCAACGGCGACATCGTCGAAATCGTCACCGACTCGTCGTCGCGGCCGAGCCCGACGTGGTTGTCGTTCGTCCGCACCGGCAAGGCGCGCTCGGCGATCCGCCACCATCTGCGCACCATCAACCTGCCGGAATCGATCACGCTCGGCCAGCAGTTGCTGTCGCAGGCGCTGACGTCATTGGGCATGGGCGCCGACCTGGAAGAGCACCTGATCGACCGGCTGCTTAACGAATCGAGCGCCAAGTCGCTCGACGAACTGTATGCCGACATCGGCATCGGCAAGCGCATGGCGGCCCTGGTGGCGCGCCACATCTTCGGCCTGCGCGGCGGCGAATCGGCCAGCGCGCCGGTGGACCACAACAGCGCCGCCGAACTCGATCCGGTGACGATCTGCGGCAGCGAGGGCGTGTCGGTGCAGCTGGCGCCGTGCTGCCTGCCGATCCCGGGCGACTCGATCGTCGGCCAGCTGCGCCGCGACCAGGGCCTGCTGGTGCACACCAACGACTGCACCGTGGCCAAGCGCCAGAAGATCAAGGAGCCGGACCGCTGGATCGCCGTCAAGTGGGGCACGGAATTGAACCGCCGCTTCGACAGCCGCATCAAGCTGTTGATCAACAACGAAAAAGGCATCCTCGCGCGCGTGGCGGCGGAAATCGGCGAGTCCGACGCCAACATCACCTACGTCGGCATGGACGAGGACAAGGAACACGTGCTGCACCAGTTGCGCTTCACGATCCAGGTCAAGGACCGCGTGCACCTGGCGGGCCTGCTGCGCAACGTGCGCCGCGTGGCCGGCGTCAACCGCATCCTGCGCGAGCGCAGCTAG
- the rpoZ gene encoding DNA-directed RNA polymerase subunit omega has product MARITIEDCLKTIPNRFQLTLAATYRARQLLQGHTPKVEAKDKPTVVALREIAAGKVGLEMLKKVPM; this is encoded by the coding sequence ATGGCCCGTATTACTATTGAAGATTGTCTCAAAACCATTCCTAACCGTTTCCAGCTGACCCTGGCCGCGACCTACCGCGCCCGCCAACTGCTGCAAGGCCACACCCCTAAAGTGGAAGCCAAGGACAAGCCGACCGTCGTCGCGCTGCGCGAAATCGCCGCCGGCAAGGTCGGTCTGGAAATGTTGAAAAAGGTCCCAATGTAA